The following coding sequences are from one Trichoplusia ni isolate ovarian cell line Hi5 chromosome 15, tn1, whole genome shotgun sequence window:
- the LOC113501228 gene encoding U3 small nucleolar RNA-associated protein 4 homolog — protein MASKVHKVRYYNPKPQPINCISYNKTNKQIAVARGDASIEIWDLKHAPYLIKFIPGVDKGSVEALGWVKDRLLSTGLGGALIEWNLDTLTLKTTVLLTGYAAWCLDVNSDNTLVAIGTEQGYVNLFSVEHDQIIYKKLFDKQEGRILCCKFNKEGNILVTGSINTIRVWNAETGHAITRMCVLRKKKQIIVWCLAILSDNTVVSGDSQGKLIFWDSKIGDQIESYSTHKADVLSIAVSDDEKSIFCSGVDPVIMNFIKVNKSTEKQTEAHWVKNVQRNIHEHDVRGLVVDGDKLISVGVDGYLTFSSYPPKWVMRLPPMIPGPRSSISRRKKLLLLRYSNHLEVWKLGSYATNNDGNVLITNVITTQDVTCTENKAIEEDSTIDVINRTNAENTHKQSLKLTEKPVKLASIQTKGKKQLRCCELSPSGEIVVYATATDVRMLKLETDEDQSNISLSKVSISGIPKAGCDRVAFTEDSSILVAHCEGILHVLQVDPEAGATPVQVISLDKYLKSKSILHLHVSPKSPTGVTYLVVADTQSNVAVWTQSNKKFEFHVSLPTYHCVPSALTVDALRENLIIAYVDQKLVEYELRERRFSPWPGGALPAGWGSRRAAARALLPHPARHALVCQDDTSLWVLENTNKEPFEPAAKRKSMSESKNIAFKIIPIKYLADFHWLDKDEAVTIEILPESIVAQLPPIAATKRHG, from the exons ATGGCGAGTAAAGTGCATAAAGTTCGTTATTATAACCCAAAACCTCAGccaataaattgtatttcataCAATAAAACGAATAAACAAATCGCAGTTGCAAG aggCGACGCTTCTATCGAGATATGGGACCTGAAGCACGCACCGTACCTTATAAAGTTTATTCCCGGTGTCGACAAAGGTTCTGTAGAAGCACTCGGGTGGGTGAAGGATCGATTGCTGTCGACAGGTCTCGGAGGGGCTTTGATTGAATGGAACCTCGACACCCTAACTCTGaaaacaacagttttacttACGGGTTATGCTGCATGGTGCCTTGATGTGAACTCTGATAACACTTTAGTTGCAATTGGTACTGAACAAGGATATGTAAACTTGTTTAGTGTCGAGCATGATCAAATCATATACAAGAAGCTATTTGATAAGCAGGAAGGCAGGATATTGTGTTGTAAATTCAATAAAGAAGGAAATATACTTGTAACAG GTTCTATAAACACCATAAGGGTTTGGAATGCTGAGACAGGTCATGCTATAACACGGATGTGTGTACTGCGGAAGAAGAAGCAGATTATTGTGTGGTGTCTGGCAATTCTGTCAGATAACACTGTTGTTTCTGGTGACAGTCAAGGCAAACTAATATTTTGGGACAGTAAAATTGGTGATCAG attGAATCATATTCAACGCATAAAGCTGATGTATTGTCAATAGCAGTATCTGATGATGAAAAAAGTATATTCTGTAGTGGAGTGGACCCTGTCATAATGAACTTTATAAAAGTGAACAAAAGCACAGAAAAACAGACTGAGGCCCATTGGGTGAAGAATGTACAGAGAAATATACATGAACATGATGTTAG AGGACTTGTTGTGGATGGTGATAAACTCATCTCAGTGGGGGTTGATGGCTATCTGACATTTTCGAGTTATCCACCTAAGTGGGTGATGAGATTACCCCCTATGATACCAGGCCCAAGGTCTTCTATTAGCAGGCGAAAGAAACTACTACTATTaag gTATAGCAACCACTTAGAGGTATGGAAGCTAGGTTCATATGCAACAAATAATGATGGTAATGTGTTGATTACAAATGTAATTACAACACAAGATGTTACTTGCACAGAAAATAAGGCAATAGAAGAAGATTCAACAATTGATGTTATAAATAGGACTAATGCAGAAAACACGCACAAGCAAAGTTTAAAACTGACAGAAAAGCCAGTTAAGTTAGCCTCTATACAAACTAAAGGAAAGAAACAGTTAAGGTGCTGTGAGCTGTCACCAAGCGGAGAAATTGTTGTGTATGCAACAGCTACTGATGTCAGAATGCTTAAATTGGAAACT GATGAAGATCAGTCTAACATATCACTATCTAAAGTATCGATAAGTGGTATTCCGAAAGCTGGTTGTGACCGCGTAGCTTTCACTGAAGACTCTTCTATACTGGTAGCTCACTGCGAAGGAATCCTTCACGTGTTACAAGTCGATCCCGAAGCTGGCGCCACACCCGTGCAAGTTATCTCTTTGGATAAAT atttaaaaTCAAAGTCAATATTACATCTTCACGTTTCGCCAAAGAGCCCGACGGGCGTAACTTATTTGGTGGTCGCCGATACTCAAAGCAACGTGGCGGTTTGGACGCAAAGCAATAAGAAGTTTGAGTTCCATGTAAGCCTACCTACGTACCACTGTGTACCATCGGCTTTGACAGTCGACGCTCTGCGGGAAAACCTCATCATAGCGTACGTCGATCAAAAG TTAGTAGAGTACGAGCTGCGTGAACGTCGCTTCTCCCCGTGGCCGGGCGGCGCGCTGCCGGCGGGCTGGGGctcgcggcgggcggcggcccGCGCGCTGCTGCCGCACCCCGCCAGGCACGCGCTCGTCTGCCAGGACGACACCTCGCTCTGGGTCTTGGAGAACACCAACAAG GAGCCATTTGAACCAGCTGCGAAACGAAAGTCCATGTCTGAGAGTAAAAACATCGCATTTAAAATCATCCCGATCAAA tATTTGGCTGACTTCCACTGGCTCGATAAGGATGAAGCTGTCACAATAGAGATTCTGCCTGAAAGTATAGTCGCCCAGTTACCACCTATTGCAGCAACTAAAAGACatggataa
- the LOC113501229 gene encoding uncharacterized protein LOC113501229: MEAPAPAPVNIGGRREPSTDPVKAQGILNSVMRKSKSAAKLWPQRWYFYSKIKEIQEEEARKAGMTSEEYRAALQSHSSQPEHKYYPVTVDPSPFPLPPTSSAMIGRRALCPLERFGRLVKTNRDYPPRPPLKAGQIYDPYKQTVVFLGSVEGDPISYKLPPSRCEMTDEMWARPQQLTVSPLGWDKLERILLETNE; this comes from the exons ATGGAGGCACCAGCACCTGCGCCAGTTAATATAGGCGGACGACGAGAGCCTTCCACCGATCCTGTTAAAGCTCAAGGAATACT GAATTCAGTAATGAGAAAATCTAAGTCTGCAGCCAAGCTCTGGCCACAAAGGTGgtatttttatagcaaaataaaGGAAATACAAGAAGAAGAAGCGAGGAAAGCTG GTATGACCTCGGAAGAATATCGTGCAGCGTTGCAATCACACAGCAGTCAACCTGAACACAAATATTATCCAGTGACGGTGGATCCATCGCCTTTTCCTTTACCGCCAACTTCATCAG CTATGATTGGACGGCGCGCACTTTGCCCTTTGGAGCGGTTCGGTCGTCTAGTGAAAACCAACAGAGATTATCCGCCACGCCCACCATTAAAAGCGGGACAAATTTACGATCCTTACAAGCAGACCGTGGTATTCCTGGG GAGCGTCGAAGGCGATCCGATTTCATACAAGCTGCCTCCTTCAAGGTGTGAAATGACAGATGAGATGTGGGCCCGACCGCAGCAGCTCACTGTCTCGCCATTAGGATGGGACAAATTGGAACGAATTTTGCTCGAGACTAACGAATGA
- the LOC113501539 gene encoding uncharacterized protein LOC113501539 — protein sequence MLTISIIITLLISQIADSSVIYDCDDGYSSDYSSESVSSEESTSSDTAECESSEEFSHPAEKIYREACSDPDKSLVSDNDIRYTIEHFASKLELEENIENYHLPEAEEARDHYMKELQDFYQHLVDRPVHLLHIVDGIANTRYNLEPKVNDVVVEIRESDILLQKYSDYSEHADELFKKLEKLKRICQINCDNEDIDPRFGKDDFVYLTYSEDFQKKNFSCIRLKDLHEYVNKKLNEFGNNFNNELHANIEGKIEIYDRKLEEIKNNIKDAAVKQFGMTMYDVLSLQDDYYHFEKELEAINISEMLTSLEENTAQIKLMLISLKKGMEIYRNYCLNCNSRQRKRRDIHDDTELRYDYNYDERHENSEESNIIDVLIKEKIDDMLEKFKDAFDNIFEELDAAYDNPDIIENYLSSLEPVQRGIENRIEEEIRLIHQLASRIMESDIYRVHKLLKESKQLLKKLESAQYFINNLYLPY from the exons ATGTTGACTATAAGCATTATTATCACCcttttaatttcacaaataGCCGATTCTTCGGTGATTTACGACTGTGATGATGGTTATAGCTCTGACTATTCATCAGAGTCTGTATCCAGTGAAGAATCAACGAGTTCAG ACACTGCTGAATGCGAATCAAGCGAGGAATTTAGCCATCCAG cGGAAAAAATATACAGAGAAGCATGTTCAGATCCAGACAAAAGTTTAGTAAGTGATAATGATATAAGATATACGATTGAACACTTCGCATCCAAATTAGAACTTGAAGAGAACATAGAAAACTACCACTTGCCAGAAGCGGAGGAAGCTAGGGACCACTACATGAAGGAACTGCAAgatttttatcaacatttaGTCGATCGCCCCGTCCATCTGTTACACATCGTGGATGGTATAGCTAACACTCGGTACAATCTTGAACCCAAAGTGAATGACGTGGTGGTCGAAATCCGAGAGTCTGATATACTTCTACAGAAATACAGCGATTATTCAGAACACGCTGACGAATTGTTCAAGaaattagaaaaattaaaaaggatTTGTCAAATTAACTGTGACAATGAAGATATAGATCCAA GATTTGGGAAGGATGACTTTGTGTACCTTACTTATTCcgaagatttccaaaaaaagaacttttctTGTATAAGACTGAAAGACCTCCatgaatatgtaaataaaaaattaaatgagtttGGAAATAACTTTAACAATGAATTACATGCGAACATCGAAGGAAAAATTGAGATTTATGACAGAAaattagaagaaataaaaaataacataaaagacGCAGCCGTAAAACAGTTTGGTATGACCATGTACGATGTTTTGAGTTTACAAGATGACTATTATCATTTTGAAAAAGAATTGGAAGctattaatatttctgaaatgtTGACTTCATTAGAAGAAAACACggcacaaattaaattaatgttaatttccCTGAAAAAAGGCATGGAAATATATCGCAATTACTGTTTGAATTGTAATAGTAGGCAACGAAAACGACGAG ATATACACGATGACACTGAATTACGGTATGATTACAACTACGATGAAAGGCACGAAAACTCTGAAGAATCGAATATTAtagatgttttaattaaagaaaagataGATGACATGTTAGAGAAATTTAAAGATgcatttgataatatttttgaagaattaGACGCAGCTTATGATAATCCTGACATTATAGAGAATTATTTAAGTAGCCTTGAACCGGTACAGCGAGGCATCGAAAATCGTATTGAAGAAGAAATAAGACTTATACACCAACTAGCGTCAAGAATTATGGAATCTGACATATACAGAGTTCATAAGTTATTAAAAGAATCAAAACAGCTTTTGAAGAAACTAGAATCTgctcaatattttataaataacttatactTACCTTATTGA